Proteins co-encoded in one Inmirania thermothiophila genomic window:
- a CDS encoding 6-pyruvoyl trahydropterin synthase family protein, which translates to MNSRYRVTRTVHFCYGHRLLGHPGRCRHLHGHSARAEITLAADGLDALGMVADFGEIQRAADAFIDAELDHNLLLQAGDPVLPTLQEAGERVFVMEAPPTAENIARLICERLRGAGLPVVEVAVWEGEASCARYRPA; encoded by the coding sequence ATGAACAGCCGCTACCGGGTCACCCGCACGGTGCACTTCTGCTACGGCCACCGCCTCCTGGGCCACCCCGGCCGCTGCCGCCATCTGCACGGGCACAGCGCCCGCGCCGAGATCACGCTCGCCGCCGACGGCCTCGACGCCCTCGGCATGGTCGCCGACTTCGGCGAGATCCAGCGCGCCGCGGACGCCTTCATCGACGCCGAGCTCGACCACAACCTGCTTTTGCAGGCGGGCGACCCCGTGCTGCCGACGCTGCAGGAGGCGGGCGAGCGGGTGTTCGTGATGGAGGCCCCGCCCACGGCCGAGAACATCGCACGGCTCATCTGCGAGCGGCTGCGCGGCGCGGGCCTGCCGGTGGTGGAGGTGGCGGTGTGGGAGGGCGAGGCCTCCTGCGCCCGCTACCGCCCCGCCTGA
- a CDS encoding EscU/YscU/HrcU family type III secretion system export apparatus switch protein codes for MPGRTPPRRAVALRWDGSGAPRVTAKGRDALAERIVALAREAGVPLRHDPALVRILAGVPLGEEIPEALYRAVAAVLAYAYLVAGREPPVSPRRRGSGTMGP; via the coding sequence ATGCCGGGGCGGACGCCGCCGCGGCGCGCCGTGGCCCTGCGCTGGGACGGCAGCGGGGCGCCGCGGGTCACGGCCAAGGGGCGCGACGCGCTCGCCGAGCGCATCGTGGCGCTCGCCCGCGAGGCGGGGGTGCCGCTGCGCCACGACCCCGCCCTGGTGCGGATCCTCGCCGGGGTGCCGCTGGGGGAGGAGATCCCCGAGGCCCTCTACCGCGCGGTGGCGGCGGTGCTCGCCTACGCCTATCTGGTGGCGGGGCGCGAGCCGCCCGTCTCGCCGCGCCGGCGCGGATCGGGGACAATGGGCCCATGA
- a CDS encoding flagellar hook-length control protein FliK: MRVDLLPTIPGRALPQAPRAWQAGQVLLARVEGREGELTLLRIGGALYRAEGAPPLPAGQELALEVAEPGPPPVLRLLRGADDGVLTAALARAALPRQLPLAEALGRLLRLLSGERLAPPAREAAAALRAHLAAPRDPEGLRRAVLAAGPFLEARLARAAAEGRPPPQDDLKAALLRLAAHLPEGGAAEALEGALARIETAQLGALPRAGEPVVLAVELPLPQGEGLAPLTLRFEREARPGMAAGEGWSVTVGIELPELGPVWARIRLRGDDAAVTLWAEREATRRRLADTEALLRAQLEAAGLAAGGIHVRAEPAPPLPQARPPGPVVDEEA; the protein is encoded by the coding sequence ATGCGGGTCGATCTTCTGCCGACGATACCGGGGCGTGCGCTGCCCCAGGCCCCGCGGGCCTGGCAGGCAGGACAGGTGCTCCTCGCCCGCGTCGAGGGCCGCGAGGGGGAGCTGACGCTGCTGCGCATCGGCGGGGCGCTCTACCGCGCCGAGGGCGCGCCGCCGCTCCCCGCCGGCCAGGAGCTCGCCCTCGAGGTGGCCGAGCCCGGGCCGCCGCCGGTGCTGCGGCTCCTCCGGGGGGCCGACGACGGGGTCCTGACGGCGGCGCTTGCGCGGGCGGCGCTGCCGCGGCAGCTTCCCCTCGCCGAGGCCCTCGGGCGCCTGCTGCGGCTCCTCTCCGGGGAGCGGCTCGCCCCGCCGGCGCGGGAGGCGGCGGCGGCCCTGCGGGCGCATCTTGCGGCGCCGCGCGACCCCGAGGGGCTGCGGCGCGCGGTGCTTGCGGCCGGGCCGTTCCTGGAGGCGCGCCTCGCCCGCGCCGCGGCCGAGGGACGCCCGCCGCCGCAGGACGATCTCAAGGCGGCGCTGCTCCGCCTCGCCGCCCACCTCCCCGAGGGCGGGGCGGCCGAGGCGCTGGAGGGGGCGCTTGCGCGGATCGAGACGGCGCAGCTCGGCGCCCTGCCCCGCGCGGGGGAGCCTGTGGTGCTCGCGGTGGAGCTCCCGCTCCCGCAGGGGGAGGGGCTTGCGCCGCTGACGCTGCGCTTCGAGCGCGAGGCGCGCCCGGGCATGGCGGCCGGGGAGGGATGGTCGGTGACGGTAGGGATCGAGCTTCCCGAGCTCGGCCCGGTCTGGGCCCGCATCCGCCTGCGCGGGGACGATGCGGCGGTGACCCTGTGGGCCGAGCGCGAGGCCACCCGGCGTCGCCTGGCCGACACCGAGGCGCTGCTTCGGGCGCAGCTCGAGGCCGCGGGGCTCGCCGCGGGGGGGATCCACGTGCGCGCCGAGCCGGCGCCGCCGCTGCCGCAGGCCCGGCCGCCGGGGCCGGTGGTGGACGAGGAGGCCTGA
- a CDS encoding pentapeptide repeat-containing protein, which yields MERPPHALWYTRRGGAVRGPFPTGLVRRFVLLGRLRPEDEVSLDRVAWSRLGEHPELVPEELRLRDTPEGRERYLLALRREDERRGVERRRGPGRGGRRRGERRAEEPEALRRARALRPQVVAGGRLQRLGLAVAVLLAGVIVALYAVAPVRSPQPSLRCDAPPAPGVDWRDCVFDGVRLGAVDLARARLRSARLARADLAGARLTAADLSFAALGGARLAHADLRGARLVGADLAGADLAGADLEGADLAYANLTGARLAGAHLDGARLDKAVWVDRRICAVGSRGACR from the coding sequence ATGGAACGGCCCCCGCACGCCCTCTGGTACACCCGCCGCGGCGGCGCGGTGCGCGGTCCCTTTCCCACCGGGCTCGTGCGCCGCTTCGTCCTCCTCGGCAGGCTGCGCCCGGAGGACGAGGTGAGCCTCGACCGCGTGGCGTGGTCGCGGCTCGGCGAGCACCCGGAGCTGGTGCCGGAGGAGCTGCGGCTCAGGGACACCCCCGAGGGACGCGAGCGCTACCTGCTCGCGCTTCGGCGCGAGGACGAGCGGCGCGGCGTCGAGCGGCGCCGCGGGCCGGGAAGGGGCGGGCGGCGGCGCGGCGAGCGCCGCGCCGAAGAGCCCGAGGCGCTGCGCCGCGCGCGGGCGCTGCGCCCGCAGGTGGTGGCCGGCGGCCGGCTGCAGCGGCTCGGGCTCGCCGTGGCGGTGCTCCTCGCCGGCGTCATCGTCGCCCTCTATGCCGTCGCCCCGGTGCGAAGCCCCCAGCCATCGCTCCGCTGCGACGCACCGCCCGCCCCCGGTGTCGACTGGCGCGACTGCGTCTTCGACGGCGTTCGGCTCGGTGCGGTGGATCTTGCGCGGGCGCGGCTGCGCTCGGCCCGCCTGGCCCGTGCCGATCTCGCAGGGGCGCGCCTGACCGCCGCGGACCTCTCCTTCGCCGCCCTGGGCGGCGCCCGCCTCGCCCACGCCGACCTGCGCGGGGCGCGTCTCGTGGGAGCGGACCTCGCGGGCGCCGATCTCGCCGGCGCCGACCTCGAGGGCGCCGACCTCGCCTACGCCAACCTCACCGGCGCGCGCCTGGCCGGGGCCCACCTGGACGGGGCCCGTCTCGACAAGGCGGTGTGGGTCGATCGGCGCATCTGCGCCGTGGGCTCGCGCGGCGCGTGCCGGTAG
- a CDS encoding MarR family EPS-associated transcriptional regulator — protein MLTDEMRYRILKLLEEDPGLSQRELARRLGVSLGKAHYCLRALIDKGLVKAGNFRRNPDKRVYAYLLTPRGIEEKARAARRFLQRKLAEYEALEREIEALRREVRRPSEAGEGPAAEPTE, from the coding sequence ATGCTCACGGACGAGATGCGCTACCGGATCCTCAAGCTCCTCGAGGAGGATCCCGGGCTCAGCCAGCGCGAGCTCGCGCGCCGTCTCGGCGTGAGCCTCGGCAAGGCCCACTACTGCCTGCGCGCCCTCATCGACAAGGGCCTCGTCAAGGCCGGCAACTTCCGCCGTAACCCAGACAAGCGCGTCTATGCCTACCTCCTCACCCCGCGCGGGATCGAGGAGAAGGCGCGCGCCGCGCGCCGGTTCCTGCAGCGCAAGCTGGCCGAATACGAGGCCCTCGAGCGCGAGATCGAGGCGTTGCGGAGGGAGGTCCGACGTCCGTCGGAGGCGGGGGAGGGGCCGGCTGCCGAGCCGACGGAGTGA
- the gmd gene encoding GDP-mannose 4,6-dehydratase yields the protein MTKKALITGVTGQDGAYLAEFLLGKGYEVHGVKRRTSLFNTDRIDHLYRDPHEEGVRFFLHHGDMTDSSSLIRIIQQVQPDEIYNLAAQSHVAVSFEEPEYTADSDALGTLRILEAIRILGLEKKTRFYQASTSELYGSTPPPQNEESPFHPRSPYAVAKLYAYWITVNYREAYGLFACNGILFNHESPIRGETFVTRKITRALARIKLGLQDRLYLGNLNAKRDWGHARDYVEAQWLMLQQDEPEDFVIATGEQHSVREFVEAAAREVGIEIEWRGSGIDEKGYDQHGRCIVEVDPRYFRPAEVESLLGDPSKAKAKLGWEPKVGFEALVAEMMREDLKEAEKHLLVKNHGYRVLSQHE from the coding sequence ATGACCAAGAAGGCGCTGATCACGGGAGTCACCGGGCAGGACGGGGCGTACCTTGCCGAGTTCCTCCTCGGCAAGGGTTACGAAGTCCACGGCGTCAAGCGGCGCACGTCGTTGTTCAACACCGATCGCATCGATCATCTCTACCGGGATCCGCATGAGGAGGGTGTGCGCTTCTTTCTGCATCACGGGGACATGACGGACTCCTCCAGCCTGATTCGCATCATCCAGCAGGTGCAGCCGGACGAGATCTACAACCTCGCGGCGCAATCGCATGTGGCGGTCTCCTTCGAGGAGCCTGAGTACACAGCCGATTCCGATGCGCTGGGCACGCTCAGGATTCTCGAGGCGATCCGGATCCTGGGTTTGGAGAAGAAGACGCGCTTCTATCAGGCCTCGACCTCGGAGCTTTACGGTTCCACGCCGCCGCCGCAGAACGAGGAGTCGCCGTTTCACCCGCGTAGCCCCTATGCAGTGGCCAAGCTCTACGCCTACTGGATCACGGTGAACTACCGCGAGGCCTACGGGCTTTTCGCCTGCAACGGCATCCTGTTCAACCACGAATCGCCGATCCGGGGTGAAACCTTCGTCACGCGCAAGATCACGCGGGCGCTGGCGCGCATCAAGCTGGGGCTTCAGGATCGTCTGTATCTGGGCAACCTGAACGCCAAGCGGGACTGGGGCCATGCCCGCGATTACGTGGAAGCCCAGTGGCTGATGCTGCAGCAGGATGAGCCGGAGGATTTCGTGATTGCCACGGGCGAGCAGCATTCGGTGCGGGAGTTCGTCGAGGCCGCGGCCCGCGAGGTGGGCATCGAGATCGAATGGCGCGGCAGCGGTATCGATGAGAAGGGGTACGATCAGCATGGGCGCTGCATCGTCGAGGTCGATCCGCGCTATTTCCGGCCCGCCGAGGTGGAATCCCTGCTCGGCGATCCCAGCAAGGCCAAGGCGAAGCTCGGCTGGGAGCCGAAGGTCGGCTTCGAGGCGTTGGTGGCCGAGATGATGCGCGAGGATCTCAAGGAGGCGGAGAAGCATCTGCTCGTGAAGAACCACGGCTACCGGGTGCTGAGTCAACATGAATAA
- a CDS encoding GDP-L-fucose synthase family protein, producing the protein MNKTDRIYVAGHRGLVGSAIVRKLRAEGFHDLVLRTSEELDLRDQAAVDRFFAEERPDYVFLAAAKVGGIHANNTYPADFIRDNLQIQTNVIDAARRHGVKKLLFLGSSCIYPRECPQPIREEYLLTGPLEKTNEWYAIAKIAGIKMCQAYRRQYGFDAICLMPTNLYGPDDNFDLETSHVLPAMIRKFHLAKLAERGDLEAIAKDERRFGRIPEDILEALGLERTATGFRRIGKAPVVRLWGTGSPRREFLHVDDLADACLFLMQRYSDEEIINVGVGEDVTIRELAEMVKGIVGFEGEVIWDTSKPDGTPRKLLDVSKLRGLGWTHQIKLEDGIRRVAERTDRERET; encoded by the coding sequence ATGAATAAGACGGATCGAATCTATGTCGCCGGCCATCGGGGACTGGTGGGCTCTGCGATCGTGCGCAAGCTGCGGGCGGAAGGGTTTCACGACCTGGTGCTGCGCACATCCGAGGAACTTGATCTGCGCGATCAGGCTGCGGTGGACCGCTTCTTTGCCGAGGAGCGGCCGGACTACGTGTTTCTTGCTGCAGCGAAGGTGGGCGGCATCCATGCCAACAATACCTATCCTGCCGATTTCATCCGGGACAATCTGCAGATCCAGACCAACGTGATCGACGCGGCCCGGCGGCATGGCGTGAAGAAGCTGCTGTTCCTTGGCTCCTCCTGCATCTATCCGCGGGAATGCCCGCAGCCGATCCGGGAGGAATACCTGCTCACGGGCCCCTTGGAGAAGACCAATGAGTGGTATGCGATCGCGAAGATCGCGGGCATCAAGATGTGCCAAGCCTATCGCAGGCAGTACGGCTTTGACGCCATTTGCTTGATGCCGACGAACCTCTATGGGCCCGATGACAACTTCGATCTCGAGACCTCGCACGTGCTGCCGGCGATGATCCGGAAATTCCACCTGGCGAAGCTGGCGGAACGCGGCGATCTGGAGGCGATCGCGAAAGACGAGCGGCGCTTCGGCAGGATCCCGGAGGACATCCTCGAGGCCTTGGGCCTCGAACGCACGGCCACAGGCTTTCGACGCATCGGCAAAGCGCCGGTGGTGCGCCTTTGGGGCACGGGCAGCCCCCGCCGGGAGTTTCTGCACGTGGACGACTTGGCCGATGCCTGCCTGTTTCTGATGCAGCGCTACAGCGATGAGGAGATCATCAACGTCGGCGTGGGCGAGGACGTGACGATCCGGGAGCTTGCGGAGATGGTGAAAGGCATCGTCGGCTTCGAGGGCGAGGTGATCTGGGACACCTCAAAACCTGACGGCACGCCGAGGAAGCTGTTGGATGTCTCGAAGCTAAGAGGCCTGGGTTGGACGCATCAGATCAAATTAGAAGACGGCATTCGACGCGTTGCGGAACGCACCGACCGGGAGCGGGAAACTTGA
- a CDS encoding lipopolysaccharide biosynthesis protein — MNILLARWLPPEEYGAFAVALSVFYLLAGFHTAVLTEPMMIFGAGKYREHFRKYLGMVLWGHWGVSALIALGLGIAAWVFHRLGSTPMAQALFGLAVTSPFLLLLWLTRRACYAQLRPIWAVVGSGVNFLVVLGGLFLLWRWREISSFNGFLALGAGALLASLFIATILKPQVAGYVGTPTASMVVGDHREYGKWNILAFSLYWASGQILMVLIPIFLGLEASAAVAATLTLYRPVQQTVQALGSLVLPVFSRTVSGPGGRERLRKEATFVALLFGGGVGLYSLIVSVFSRPILHLLYGGKYDEHWVLIVLLGVALSFSAVTGAFVSVLKASGNVADVTKIWTISTLVTSALAIPLMQILNVKGAVFALLVGYALATFGSFRYFIKKVGHEGKR; from the coding sequence GTGAACATCCTGCTGGCGCGCTGGCTTCCCCCTGAGGAGTACGGGGCCTTCGCCGTAGCGCTCTCGGTCTTCTACCTCCTGGCCGGATTCCACACGGCGGTACTCACCGAGCCCATGATGATCTTCGGGGCGGGGAAGTACCGGGAGCACTTCCGCAAGTATCTGGGCATGGTGCTGTGGGGCCACTGGGGTGTGAGCGCGCTCATCGCCCTGGGGCTGGGCATCGCTGCTTGGGTCTTCCACCGCCTGGGCTCGACCCCCATGGCGCAGGCTCTCTTCGGACTCGCCGTTACTTCTCCCTTCTTGCTCCTCCTCTGGCTCACCCGCAGGGCGTGCTACGCGCAGCTCAGGCCGATATGGGCGGTGGTGGGGAGCGGGGTGAACTTTCTTGTCGTGCTGGGCGGTCTCTTTCTGCTCTGGCGGTGGCGGGAGATTTCCTCCTTCAACGGTTTTCTGGCTCTGGGAGCGGGGGCGCTACTTGCCTCGCTTTTCATCGCTACGATCTTGAAGCCGCAGGTGGCGGGGTATGTGGGAACCCCGACGGCTTCTATGGTGGTTGGGGACCACCGGGAATACGGAAAGTGGAACATTCTGGCTTTTTCCCTCTACTGGGCTTCCGGGCAGATCTTAATGGTGCTCATACCCATTTTTCTGGGACTTGAGGCAAGTGCCGCGGTGGCGGCGACCTTGACTCTTTACCGGCCCGTACAACAGACCGTCCAGGCGCTCGGTTCACTGGTACTGCCGGTGTTTTCGCGTACTGTCTCAGGGCCAGGCGGCCGGGAGCGATTACGCAAGGAAGCTACTTTTGTAGCGTTGCTCTTTGGAGGCGGAGTCGGCCTTTACAGCCTCATTGTCAGCGTGTTTTCCAGGCCGATATTGCATTTGCTTTATGGTGGGAAATACGATGAGCACTGGGTGCTCATCGTTCTTTTGGGAGTTGCCCTCTCTTTTTCTGCTGTCACAGGAGCATTTGTATCAGTTCTCAAAGCATCTGGCAATGTCGCGGATGTTACAAAGATATGGACTATCTCCACATTGGTTACCAGCGCATTGGCGATTCCTCTTATGCAGATTTTGAATGTGAAGGGAGCTGTATTTGCATTATTGGTTGGTTATGCTTTGGCGACGTTTGGCTCTTTCCGCTATTTTATTAAAAAGGTTGGCCATGAAGGAAAACGTTAG
- a CDS encoding class I SAM-dependent methyltransferase produces the protein MPTQQELDTLYESSWTDPEQCTSETGGTSLALARVYANRLLRALGLSSFQGLRILDFGAGRGNMLKALQELGAEVVGVETYGKVYLESQGFEGYEQLSEVVGRFDGIVTIDVVEHLHSPWDTLKTLNVLLKEKGWLYVATGNPLGLNARVNGSNWREAKKAGHLVFPSPRTLEKMLLEAGFLKVERLKWLIRFHRNPVRIILNYGMQMLGVDGELRYLGWK, from the coding sequence ATGCCAACCCAACAGGAACTTGACACTCTTTACGAATCCTCCTGGACTGATCCCGAACAATGCACTTCGGAAACAGGAGGCACTTCTCTTGCACTCGCAAGGGTATACGCGAATCGTCTTTTGCGCGCTCTGGGGCTCTCCTCATTCCAGGGGCTTCGCATTTTGGACTTTGGCGCCGGGCGGGGAAATATGCTCAAAGCATTACAGGAGCTGGGTGCTGAAGTGGTTGGCGTAGAAACATACGGGAAGGTCTATTTGGAATCCCAGGGGTTTGAGGGGTATGAGCAACTTTCTGAGGTTGTGGGTAGGTTTGATGGGATTGTCACCATAGATGTGGTTGAGCACCTCCATTCTCCATGGGATACATTGAAAACTTTAAATGTGCTGCTCAAAGAAAAGGGATGGCTGTATGTGGCAACAGGCAATCCCCTAGGGCTGAATGCAAGAGTTAATGGCAGTAATTGGCGAGAAGCGAAAAAAGCAGGCCATCTGGTTTTCCCTTCCCCGAGGACATTGGAAAAGATGCTCCTCGAAGCCGGCTTTTTAAAGGTGGAAAGATTGAAATGGCTGATTCGGTTTCACCGTAACCCTGTACGAATAATCTTAAACTACGGTATGCAGATGCTCGGAGTAGATGGTGAGTTACGCTATCTCGGTTGGAAATGA
- a CDS encoding glycosyltransferase family 4 protein: protein MKVLISAYACEPGKGSEPGVGWNWVRQSARLAEEVWVITRANNREAIEKALAEEPLPNVRWVYFDLPRWARFWKKGQRGVHLYYYLWQIGNYFLARRLHRQVGFDLVHHVTFVNYWMPSFLALLPSPFIWGPVGGGESAPKAFYQTFSLRGKIYETLRDLARWLGEHDPFTRMTARKSALALATTEETAQRLAKLGARNVQVLSQVALASDEIARLGAIPPRQGNPFRLVSMGNLLHLKGFHLGMEAFARLVKEVPQSEYWLVGDGPERKNLERLARRLGVAEKVKFWGALRRHEALQKLAECDVLVHPSLHDSGGWVCVEAMAAGKPVICLDLGGPALQVTGETGFKIPARTPEQAVEEMAKAMRKLAEDPELRRRMGEAARKRVKEAFSWERRGEEIQKVYKWVLKNA from the coding sequence ATGAAAGTCCTCATCTCGGCCTATGCCTGTGAGCCGGGGAAGGGTTCGGAGCCCGGGGTGGGGTGGAACTGGGTGCGCCAGAGCGCCCGCCTTGCCGAGGAGGTATGGGTCATCACCCGGGCGAACAACCGGGAAGCGATAGAGAAGGCGCTGGCGGAGGAGCCCCTCCCGAATGTGCGCTGGGTCTATTTTGACCTCCCCCGCTGGGCGCGTTTCTGGAAGAAGGGCCAGCGGGGCGTGCACCTTTACTACTACCTCTGGCAGATCGGCAATTATTTCCTCGCCCGCCGGCTCCACCGGCAGGTGGGCTTTGACCTGGTTCATCATGTGACCTTTGTCAACTACTGGATGCCCAGTTTCCTTGCTCTTCTTCCCTCGCCCTTCATCTGGGGGCCGGTGGGCGGCGGAGAGTCGGCGCCGAAGGCTTTCTACCAGACCTTCTCGCTGCGAGGAAAGATTTACGAGACCCTGCGGGACCTGGCCCGCTGGCTCGGGGAGCATGACCCTTTCACCCGGATGACGGCAAGGAAGAGTGCCCTTGCCCTGGCCACAACGGAGGAGACGGCCCAAAGGCTGGCAAAGCTTGGGGCGCGCAACGTTCAGGTTCTCTCCCAGGTGGCCCTTGCCTCTGATGAGATCGCCCGGCTCGGGGCCATCCCGCCGCGTCAGGGCAATCCGTTTCGGCTTGTGAGCATGGGAAATTTACTTCATTTGAAGGGTTTCCATCTGGGCATGGAGGCCTTTGCCCGGCTGGTGAAAGAAGTTCCGCAGAGCGAGTACTGGCTGGTGGGCGATGGTCCGGAGAGGAAAAATCTGGAGCGGCTCGCCCGAAGGCTGGGGGTGGCGGAAAAGGTGAAGTTCTGGGGCGCTCTCCGTCGCCACGAGGCTCTACAGAAACTGGCTGAGTGCGATGTGCTGGTGCATCCCAGCCTGCACGACTCGGGCGGATGGGTCTGTGTGGAGGCGATGGCCGCCGGAAAGCCTGTCATCTGTCTCGACCTGGGCGGTCCTGCCCTGCAGGTGACCGGGGAGACCGGCTTCAAGATCCCCGCCCGCACGCCGGAGCAGGCGGTGGAGGAGATGGCGAAGGCGATGCGCAAGCTGGCCGAAGACCCCGAGCTTCGCCGGAGAATGGGCGAGGCGGCAAGAAAGAGGGTGAAGGAAGCCTTCAGCTGGGAGCGGCGTGGGGAAGAGATTCAAAAGGTATACAAGTGGGTGCTAAAAAATGCGTGA
- a CDS encoding O-antigen ligase family protein — MRDLSVPQRFSFWIPFVIFSMAVGVALAVVADDVGYAFLVAGVLIIPIGVGILISVPAGWSKVKRLSRRLGWWHVFWALYFLGGLTFRVRDTESTVENPLDAAAFYRVALVGIVGIILLGALTLRRGLGLNRVFGGLIGLLSLYAFVCIASTLWSVYPSWTLYKSLEYVLGVVLIGVIVASMRSEVQFKSLFDWTWLLVGLETLSVWVGVILRPEEAISQGVGLLGIQIHGLFPRVAANGVGDLGALLGIVTMVRLFFAKGVSRRLYLAVFVIGMVTLALSQSRSPLAGFLLAMLIILFAAGKIGLVAFLGLLLLGAGLLSPLGAYFWQFFLRGQSQELFFSLSGRVYYWEAALQFILENPLLGYGAYAGGRFLVATEFGSTLSSLHGTWPEVLIGTGVLGLIPLIAAVVSTWFVLVRARTSQSRTLREQLRLEAVGVMTLLSVRSIFSVSFIWHPALTWLLALGYAEFLRRHYAHPSHPQPLHPARR; from the coding sequence ATGCGTGACCTGTCCGTGCCGCAGCGTTTTTCGTTTTGGATTCCCTTCGTGATTTTCTCCATGGCGGTGGGAGTGGCGCTGGCCGTCGTAGCGGATGATGTGGGCTATGCGTTTCTGGTCGCTGGCGTACTTATCATTCCCATTGGAGTGGGGATTCTCATCTCCGTGCCTGCCGGGTGGTCGAAGGTCAAGCGCCTTAGCCGACGACTAGGGTGGTGGCACGTTTTTTGGGCTTTATACTTTCTCGGCGGCCTGACGTTTCGGGTCAGGGACACGGAAAGCACTGTTGAGAACCCGCTGGATGCGGCGGCATTTTATCGTGTTGCCCTGGTTGGCATTGTTGGAATTATTTTGTTAGGGGCTTTGACGCTCCGTCGCGGGCTTGGACTTAACCGTGTGTTTGGGGGGCTTATCGGATTATTGTCATTATATGCCTTCGTTTGTATCGCGAGCACCCTGTGGTCCGTGTATCCCTCGTGGACCTTGTACAAATCGCTGGAGTACGTGCTGGGCGTGGTCCTCATTGGGGTAATTGTGGCCAGCATGCGTTCAGAGGTGCAATTCAAGAGCCTTTTTGATTGGACATGGCTTTTGGTGGGGCTTGAAACTTTAAGCGTATGGGTAGGAGTCATATTACGGCCTGAGGAAGCGATCTCCCAGGGAGTTGGGTTACTGGGCATTCAGATTCACGGACTCTTCCCCAGAGTCGCAGCAAACGGTGTCGGTGACCTTGGAGCACTATTGGGCATTGTGACAATGGTTCGTTTATTCTTTGCAAAGGGGGTTTCCCGTCGACTTTACCTTGCAGTGTTTGTTATCGGCATGGTTACACTGGCCCTTTCCCAGAGCCGGTCCCCCTTGGCGGGCTTTTTGCTGGCGATGTTAATCATTCTTTTCGCAGCGGGGAAAATTGGGTTGGTCGCCTTTCTCGGCCTGCTCCTTCTGGGAGCGGGGCTACTTTCTCCTCTGGGCGCCTACTTTTGGCAGTTCTTCCTGCGTGGCCAGTCGCAGGAGCTCTTCTTTTCTCTTTCAGGAAGAGTTTACTACTGGGAGGCGGCTTTGCAATTTATTCTCGAAAATCCGCTTCTCGGATACGGCGCGTACGCTGGGGGTAGATTTCTTGTTGCAACCGAGTTTGGCTCTACGTTGAGTAGTCTCCACGGGACTTGGCCGGAAGTGTTGATTGGTACAGGTGTTTTAGGCCTCATCCCCTTGATCGCTGCAGTAGTCAGTACGTGGTTTGTTTTAGTCAGGGCTCGCACGTCTCAGAGTAGAACACTACGTGAACAACTCCGTTTAGAGGCCGTTGGGGTCATGACACTGCTCAGCGTGCGCTCCATTTTTTCTGTATCGTTTATATGGCATCCGGCCCTCACATGGCTTTTAGCGCTGGGCTATGCCGAGTTCTTGAGGCGGCATTATGCGCATCCTTCTCATCCACAACCGCTACACCCAGCCCGGCGGTGA